The following are encoded in a window of Panicum virgatum strain AP13 chromosome 5N, P.virgatum_v5, whole genome shotgun sequence genomic DNA:
- the LOC120676967 gene encoding zinc finger protein STAMENLESS 1-like yields MRQEGSPLDLNNLPEEYAYGKQAVESSTTTATSSADAVRIKKKSGGGKDDAAKVYECRFCSLKFCKSQALGGHMNRHRQERETETLNRARQLVFGNETLAAVGAQMSFRDVNLGGPAPSTMLGGGFRGVATGGSVIGDPCVPFRPVHPRPQYHYLYTAAPPSTLHPMSYPATYPGPPRQPAVGDYVIGHAVSAGDALMQPPHRGSFSCFGGPLTAPPAATTAPAAVAANVQADKVNCNCSFSCGGHSINNNNVNASS; encoded by the exons AT GAGGCAAGAAGGGAGCCCTTTGGACCTGAACAACTTGCCGGAGGAGTACGCGTACGGCAAGCAAGCGGTGGAGAGCTCCACGACCACCGCCACATCAAGCGCCGATGCAGTTC GGATCAAGAAGAAGAGCGGCGGAGGGAAGGATGATGCTGCCAAGGTGTATGAATGCCGGTTTTGTTCCCTCAAGTTCTGCAAGTCTCAAGCGCTTGGCGGCCACATGAACCGGCATCGTCAAG AGAGGGAGACTGAAACCCTCAACCGTGCCCGGCAACTCGTCTTCGGCAACGagaccctcgccgccgtcggcgcgcAGATGAG TTTCAGGGATGTCAATTTGGGAGGCCCTGCCCCATCGACCATGCTAGGAGGAGGCTTCCGGGGAGTCGCCACCGGCGGCAGCGTCATCGGCGACCCGTGCGTCCCGTTCCGGCCGGTTCATCCGCGGCCGCAGTACCATTACCTCTACACGGCGGCGCCACCATCCACACTGCACCCGATGAGCTACCCGGCGACGTACCCGGGTCCTCCGCGCCAGCCGGCGGTCGGCGACTACGTCATCGGCCACGCAGTCTCCGCCGGCGACGCACTGATGCAGCCGCCACACCGCGGCAGCTTCTCCTGCTTCGGAGGCCCActcaccgcgccgccggcagcgacgacggcgcCCGCCGCCGTTGCAGCGAACGTGCAGGCCGACAAAGTTAACTGCAACTGCAGCTTCAGCTGCGGCGGCCACAGcataaataataataatgtgAACGCCTCCTCTTGA